One genomic segment of Acanthopagrus latus isolate v.2019 chromosome 14, fAcaLat1.1, whole genome shotgun sequence includes these proteins:
- the dcn gene encoding decorin: MRSACLSLLLVTACWALPPFRQSGFLDFMMEDEAGSGFPTEMPDVRLQPMPEGPKCPFRCQCHLRVIQCSDLGLKAVPAEIPDDTTLLDLQNNKITEIKENDFKNLKGLHALILVNNKITIIHAKALSPLTKLQRLYLSKNMLKDVPANMPKSLQELRIHENEITKIKKSSFQGMSHVIVMELGSNPLKSAGIDAGAFADLKRVSYIRIADTNITEIPKGLPSSLSELHLDANKITKVTANSLKGLKNLAKLGLSYNEISSVENGTLANVPHLRELHLDNNALTSVPPGLSDHKYIQVVYLHANKISAVGTGDFCPPGLNSKKAMYSGISLFSNPVPYWEVQPITFRCVFDRSAIQLGNYRKK, translated from the exons ATGAGgtcagcctgtctctctctgctccttgTCACGGCGTGCTGGGCTCTGCCGCCCTTCCGCCAGTCCGGCTTCTTAGACTTCATGATGGAGGATGAGGCGGGATCAGGTTTTCCTACTGAGATGCCAGATGTAAGGCTCCAACCCATGCCTGAAGGACCCAAGTGCCCCTTCAGATGCCAGTGCCACCTGCGCGTGATCCAGTGCTCTGACCTTG GACTGAAGGCTGTTCCCGCAGAGATCCCAGACGACACCACCCTGCTGGACCTGCAGAACAACAAGATCACGGAGATCAAGGAGAACGACTTCAAGAACCTGAAAGGGCTGCAT GCTCTGATCCTGGTCAACAACAAAATCACCATCATCCACGCCAAGGCCCTGAGcccactgaccaagctgcagCGCCTCTACCTTTCTAAGAACATGCTCAAGGACGTGCCCGCCAACATGCCCAAGAGCCTGCAGGAGCTGCGCATCCACGAGAATGAGATCACCAAGATCAAGAAGTCCTCCTTCCAGGGGATGTCCCATGTCATCGTCATGG aACTCGGTTCCAACCCGTTGAAGAGCGCAGGAATCGACGCCGGTGCATTTGCTGACCTGAAACGGGTGTCTTACATTCGCATTGCAGACACTAACATCACAGAAATCCCCAAAG GCCTGCCCAGCTCCCTCTCTGAGCTCCACCTGGATGCAAACAAGATCACCAAGGTGACAGCTAACAGCCTCAAGGGCCTGAAGAACCTGGCCAA gctCGGTCTGAGCTACAATGAGATCAGCTCTGTGGAAAATGGCACCCTGGCTAACGTCCCCCACCTGCGAGAGCTGCACCTCGACAACAACGCCCTGACCAGTGTTCCTCCCGGCCTGTCCGACCACAAGTACATCCAG GTGGTCTACCTCCACGCCAACAAGATCTCCGCCGTGGGAACAGGCGACTTCTGCCCTCCCGGCCTCAACAGCAAGAAGGCCATGTACTCCGGCATCAGCCTCTTCAGCAACCCCGTGCCCTACTGGGAAGTTCAGCCAATCACCTTCCGCTGCGTCTTCGACCGCTCCGCCATCCAGCTCGGCAACTACAGGAAGAAGTAG